A window of Periophthalmus magnuspinnatus isolate fPerMag1 chromosome 21, fPerMag1.2.pri, whole genome shotgun sequence genomic DNA:
GCGGATTAGCGCACGCCTCAGAGTAACGCTTTCTAGACTCCGCCCCAGTGCTTTAAAACTGCCATCGCTTTAGCGGAGAAAATACAACCAGCGGCGCGAAATATGTTTAAAACAGTGAGTCAGGTCATAGAGAAAAAAACGACACAGAACCAGGTGTGAAACGATTTTGTTCCCGTGCAGTTTTGACAAataatttcagtcttttgttgCTCGTTTTATAACAATAACTTTGATAAAAATGTACCGCGTAAAGCCGCAGCGCCCGCTCTGAGCCCGTCATACTGGTTTTCTGCCTGTAGGTGGCGGAGAAGATGGGGTTCCCCGCGGCTCTGGTGAAGGAAGCGGCAGAAAACATGATCAAACTGTACAACCTGTTCATCCAGTACGACGCGTCCATGGTGGAGATCAACCCCATGGTGGAGGACTCCTCTGGCATCGGTGAAACACTTATCCACCGCAGACAAAAACACGGCACACaatatgtccatggagatgccgttacactgcctgaaatgttcctcagtctggcattaaacacgTCTATCTCAATGGAGGAAAGCACCAccagtaacaatgcatgtttttaaatgcacttttgagcaataaagtgggactaaactccgcccacaaccacatttcacatAGAGCTGATAAAcggggcggggcctggaggactaaaggggagaggggcggggcctggaggactaaaggggagaggggcggggcctggaggactaaaggggagaggggcggggcctggaggactaaaggggagaggggcggggcctggaggactaaaggggagaggggcggggcctggaggtTTGATGGCAGCACACacttttttgaggacttttttttttaatacaaagcTGTAATTGTACCCAGTTTGTTCTGAAGTTTCCAAAATAACAATATTATTGAAAGACCATACACAGTGTAACAGAGGACTTTaaagccatgctgtggaacattctaaggaaagcagtaacatttcccTGGACACTAGCCCTGGCATTTctgattttaaatgaatacaCCATACCCCCGTGTAAtgtttgtctctttttctctgtcccttctctctcctccttctcttttcctccctctctccctccatttatcctctccctccctctgtcctcttctttccctcttctctccctccctctctcttctcctctcttatccctccttccctttctcctctcctccctccctccttctctcctttacctcctctctcctccctctctccctctcctcctcttcttccctctgtctcctttcccaccctctctcctccctcccacctctcctctccctctctctcctgtcctctctcatccctctctccttttctcctctattccctccctccttctctcctctttcctccttctcttctctcctttcccttctctctcccttcctccctccctctctcctctactttctcctcctctctctctcctcttctctccccctctcctctcctttccctctcctcctccccctctccctctcctcctctcctcctctcctcctctccccctctccccctctcctccctctctcctcctctcctccctctctcctcctctcctcctctcctctcctccctctctcctcctctccccctctcctccccctctcctccccctctcctccctctctcctcctctcctctcctccccctctccctctcctcctctctcctcctctcctcctctccccctctccccctctcctcctcctctcctctctcctcctctcctcctctcctcctcctctcctcctcctcctctcctcctctccccctcctctccccctcctctcctctccccctctcctctcctctcccctcctccccctcctcccctcctctcctctcctcctctcctcctctcctctcccctcctcctcctcctctcctcctctcctcctctcctctcccttcctctcctctcctcctctcctcctctcctctcccctcctcctcctctcctcctctcctcctctcctctcccctcccccccgccgccccctcctctcctctcctctcccctcctccccctcctcccctcctctcctctcctcctctcctcctctcctctcccctcctcctcctctcctctcctcctctcctcctctcctctccccctctcctccccctctcctcctcccctcctccctctctcctcctcccctcctcctcctctcctcctctcctcctcagtcaTGTGCATGGATGCCAAGATAAACTTTGACCCAAACGCGTCGTATCGTCAGGACAAAGTGTTTGCTCTGAGGGACTGGAGCCAGGAGGACCCCCGGGACCGACAGGCGGCCAAGGCGGACCTCAACTACATCGGGCTGGACGGGACCATCGGCTGCCTAGGtctggaggagggagggaggagggagggaggagggagggaggaggagagagggaggaagagggagaggagacagccGGGGTGGAGGGGGGTGATTTTTATTGTTCCAAAACACTACATTATGATTGGGCTTCACTTGTAACAGAAATATTTACAGAGTTAAAAGTTTTAGGAATTTGATCCaaacaaataatgtaataaaatgacTATAGCACACTTCAGCTGTAAAAATCTGATTTTCTTTATCTTCATTTGGCGTTTTAAGTGTTTGAAATGCAGCTCGTCTCCTTCCAGTTAAACCTCTTCACTTTAATTCAGATTCTTCTTTTGTCAGTGAAAGCAGAGCAGACCCAGAGCTCCTCAGACGCTCATGTTTGAAAACTTAAGTGATCATTAAGGAGCAGGGGTCAGAGGATTGTTGTTTCACTTAccccctgtccccgcccacGCTCTGTACACACTTGAAAAATACAGACGTACATGTAGATTGGCGCCATAGATTGGCACGTGTCAGAACGTGGAGCGGTGAATGAAAACTGGATTTAACTTTAACAGACTTGAAACAGCCCGACACTCTGTTTACATTATcatcatttgtttacattatcatcatttgtttacattatcatcatttgtttacattatcatttgtttacattatcatcatttgtttacattatcatcatttgtttacattatcatttgtttacattatcatttgtttacattatcatcatttgtttacattattactctgtggtggtgatgcttcttttattttacagttaatGGGGCGGGACTTGCTATGGCAACTATGGACATTATAAAGCTCCATGGTGGAACCCCGGCCAACTTCCTGGATGTGGGGGGCGGAGCTACAGCGCATCAGGTGACCGAGGCGTTCAAACTGATCACCTCGGACAGAAAGGTGCGATGATGGATTCAAACGGAGAGCGCGGCGTGAGATCGGACGTGCGGCTCAAATGTTTGGGTTGTTTTCGTTTCAGGTTCAGGCGATTCTGGTGAATATTTTTGGAGGAATCATGAGGTGTGATGTCATCGCTCAGGGCATCATCATGGCCGTGAGGGACCTGGACCTCAAGATCCCCATCGTAGTCCGGTTACAAGGTATGGCCCGTCGTAGTACGGTCGTAGTACAGCCCTAGTACGGCCCGTCGTAGTACGGTCGTAGTACGGTCGTAGTACGGCCCGTCGTAGTACGGTCGTAGTACGGTCACGAGGTAAACGATGAGGTCAGTGGTTCTGGATATGTTCTCGTCCTCGTCTGaacctgctctgtttccttgtgtttatataaatgtgcttttttgtgTCACTTTATCTGCTGTTCTGGTTGtggctgtttgtttgtgttggaTTTTAAATGGAGCTGGCACCTCCTGTTTGTCCTCAGGgacagtcctcctcctgctcctcctcctgctcctcctccccctccccctcctcctcctcctcctgctcctcctccccctccccctccccctccccctccccctcctgctgCTGTGGAGCTGGGACATTTcatttacacagatataatgaGACGCTCCATTTTGCAACAAATTTGACGTATCTTAACAAAAcgctttaatatttattattaaagtttattaataaaatgttatgAAAACTGCTCCCAGAGTGTTTAAAGACGCTgtagaggaacagagcagagtctTATATTTTCACTGGAGGAGGCTGCAATTATCACATGATCAAATCAACACTGTGTGTACTGTTAAaactgtttatgtttgtgtagaggtgtgtgtgtgtgtgtgtgtgtgtgtgtgtgtgtgtgtgtgtgtgtgtgtagactcACGTGTGTGTTGTTGCCGTAGGGACCCGTGTGGACGATGCTAAAGCTCTGATCGCTGCCAGTCCTCTGAAGATCTTGGCCTGTGACGACCTCGATGAAGCTGCTAAAATGGTGAGTCACATCCACTGAAGCACCTGGGGTTCATGTAGTACGATGGCACGGCGCTTAGACCTTCAGCCCCACAACGAGAAGGTTCTGCTTTGATTCCTGAACAGGAGTGGggtctgtgtgtggagtttgcatgttctgtctgtgtagtttcctctgctcctcgtccTCTTAAACACTGTGCTCCCTGAAACTGAAGCAGAAAACAGTTCACAAACcaggaacttactttggtgataaagtgcaacataaaacacactgaataaatacaaatacaaataaaggcaCGCACAAAGTTAAGAAAGAtgtgcttaaaaaaataaaaataaaatacttagaaaatatatacaacaatgAGGAGGTGAATCTCAGAGGGACTATACTGGGTAAAGGAGATAGTTTGAATTAAAATGTCTGTTAGATTAACAAAGACAAGATttacatcatttccactgtactTGGGGCCAATGCtgtcaacattctctggggctgtgatgctaactgtaggcactgctctgtctgagactttgttagactttgttagttttattttaacacaatctgaccataaagagctgatttatctgaacaggtgagctgatctgtgctgttaaacaagtccctctcaaataacgtCACAGTCAAAGCTAGCATGAGCATTAGCatgagcattagcattagcatgagccaacagtttttcagtgagttaACAAAAATCCAGactggatttaaagagcacacttccaggagcctgtggtcagtccgagctcatggtcctgtttagagtctgatttttagcaaaaacatgaGTGTAACTCACTGTAGTAACTgttagctaatgctagctagctcgtgaCTAATTTTAACTTGTTTCACAGCACGagtcagctcacctgttgtagttggAGCTACGCTAACTCTTTCTGATCAGTGTTAACATGAAGCACAGGTGAAAGTCGTCGGTTCTAACTCCTGTTGTGTCGTGCAGGTTGTGAAACTTTCTGAAATCGTGTCTTTGGCGAAGGAAGCTCAAGTCGACATCACCTTCCAACTGCCCATTTAAAGCACTCCACCTGtgtcgtcctcctcctctgtagcTGCCTCACCTGTCGCCCCTGTCGCACCTGTCGCCCCTGTCGCACCTGTCGCACCTGTCGCACCTGTCGCACCTGTCGCACCTGTCGCCCTGCCTACAGAACAGAGTCTAtggacagaaaaacacaaaaccatcACAGCTTCACAGTTTCAGGCGGTGCAAAGAAAACCTGCTCGAGTTAAAACGACTTTAAACTTCAGTCCTACTTTATAAAGTTAATGCGCCTCAGAACAGAGACTTAATGAACCACTCGCTCATTATGAATTAATTAAGAACGGTCCAGGTTCAGCGACGCTTAAAGAGCTCGTGTTTgcttcattctcacatgtttaacacacaaacctgcagatttcgCCCGAGTTGAGTtcgctcaaacagaaaacactccgttccaccttgtgatgtcatgtggtgatacaggaagtgctccgccgtgttgaggtaacgacattataacgcGGCTCAAGTGCGTTTTGTGCGATCTAGGAGCTTTAAGAGGTTTTGTTGAGGGTCGGGTTATTACTGGTGAATAAGCCGGAGTCATtctttaataaactgtttgttcatgATGAATAAAGCCTTTGTTCACACTTTAATGAGGCTGATTAAAGTGTTAAGGacattttaatcttgttttttgagtagttttgacacGTCTAAATCACTTTACTTACAGACTGAAATacaaatttttattattaagttactgtacgtgtcaaactcaaggcccgggggcgaaATCTGGTCCaccgtgtcattttatgtggccgcgtcaaggtaaattaaaatgtgtaactatcttaaaatgtcagtttatcaggagatattcagttagtctttttttttttttcaaaatttgatTCAAATCGGAGcaaatctttatttaaaacCGACAATTTTTCTGTTAAACTTTCTTGACTCTAGACTTAAGaagtaaattattaaaaatgtgtcaaaacttCTCCAAAAATGTCTCAGTTTAAGTCTTTTAAAGTCGTGCTGAGgttgtttttgtccttttttttttctcggcGTCTCTCCATCCAAATGTACTGAGTCAAAACGcacaatttgtttatttaagcaGCTCCTCTTCCACCAGTACACTCAAAAACAGCGCCCCCCAGTGACTGTACTCTATATAAACCCATGtctgtgttattttaatgttattagAGATTTactgaataaaatgttttcGCCATTTTGTCTCGTCTAAAGTTATTTATCGCCCAAAACAATCACAATTTCACGTTCGAttctttgaaaaaaatgtaggtGAAATGACTTAAAGTGgcactaaacacctaaactccgcccacaaccgcATTTCACATAGAGCAGCTGAagtgggcggagtctggaggtataaggatcgccgtgattggtctaacaggtgtccactcctcaaactccgcccctcaAGGCGTTTGTGATCAGAGACGCCTGGCTGTAAACAGGGCAgttttgtgtgatgtcacgtagtacttgaaattgcagtgaccACTAGGGGCAGCGCGCACCAGACCAGAGAGCTGCAGACTCGCCGCGTTTGTGTTAAAGTCGACAAAAatgtttagttcattttaagtagAGTTTGGAAACTTTTATTTACTTCAGactgggatttttttgtttttttttgttttttgtttatacaAAAGttccaggactggaccaggtctaaaccaggtctaaaccaggtctaaaccaggtctaaaccaggtctaaaccaggtctaaaccaggactggaccaggtctaaaccaggtctaaaccaggactaaaccaggtctaaaccaggtctaaaccaggtctaaaccaggtctaaaccaggactggaccaggtctaaaccaggtctaaaccaggtctaaaccaggtctaaaccaggtctaaaccaggtctaaaccaggtctaaaccaggactaaaccaggtctaaaccaggtctaaaccaggtctaaaccaggactggaccaggtctaaaccaggtctaaaccagga
This region includes:
- the sucla2 gene encoding succinate--CoA ligase [ADP-forming] subunit beta, mitochondrial; the encoded protein is MATSLICGRLAAGLRNSGARGALSSATKIVGGSAGVLAQCCPPQPPHCQQQQRALSLHEYMSIGLLKEAGISVPEGKVASSSEEAYAVAKEIGSKDLVVKAQVLAGGRGKGTFEGGLKGGVKIVYSPEEARDISSQMIGRKLYTKQTGEAGRICNQVFICERRYPRREYYFAITMERSYQGPVLIGSSQGGVNIEDVAAENPDAIVKEPIDIVEGIKMEQAVRVAEKMGFPAALVKEAAENMIKLYNLFIQYDASMVEINPMVEDSSGIVMCMDAKINFDPNASYRQDKVFALRDWSQEDPRDRQAAKADLNYIGLDGTIGCLVNGAGLAMATMDIIKLHGGTPANFLDVGGGATAHQVTEAFKLITSDRKVQAILVNIFGGIMRCDVIAQGIIMAVRDLDLKIPIVVRLQGTRVDDAKALIAASPLKILACDDLDEAAKMVVKLSEIVSLAKEAQVDITFQLPI